The genomic DNA ACACCGCGGTCGAAGGCCTCGACGAGCCCGTCGCGGGCCGCCCGCAACTGCGTCTCGGTGTGCGCCCGGCGCAGCTGGCGCATGGCCCACAGCAGGGATCCGTCGCCCATCCAGTCGAACTCGTGCCGCAGATGGTCGAGCCACGGGTCCCAGCGCTGTGGACGTTCCGTCAGCTCGCTGCCGACCAGCACGTACGCGCCCGCCACCGCCGCGAGCGGGTTCTCCATCTTGGCGTAGAGCAATGCCTCCGCGTCCCTGACCAGGGTCGCCGCCGCGTCGAAGGCGCCTCGGGACATGTATCCCAGGGCGGGCCCCACCCGGCGGTCCCGCACGGCCACCGAGACCGCGCTGCCGGTGGGACTCTGACGCTCGTTGACCAGCACCTCGATCTGCGCGGAGCCCCATGGCGCCGGCAGGGTGACGACGTACTCCTTGCCGGCCAGTGAGACGACCAGGAACTGCCGAGGGCCCGTGGGCCCGCCCCACCGTGTGGGCGTGCCGTGCTCGTCGACCGGTCCGTGCGCGCCGAACCGGTACAGGCGTGCGGCCGCGTCACCCAGCGCGAGACTGGGAACGGACCGGGGCGCGGACTGGGCGATCTCGAAGACGGTCGGCCGTTCGGCCGGCCCGTCGGCCAGCTTGAGCATCGAGTCGAAGTGGTAACTCGTGGGCTTCGGGTCGCCGACGAACACCGCGTGCCCCGGTTGGACGAGCCCTTCCCACACCCCGGAGCGCGACCCCCGGGACCGGGGCACAGGAATCGTCGCACTGTCGTGATAGGTCTCGTAGGCCTCGATGTTGCCCATGAGGTACTGCCAGGAATGTGACGCGTAGGGCGAAGGCGCCGTGCGCAGCGTCACCGGGGTGTCCTCGCCCTCCCTGGCCTCGGCATCCCTGGAAAGCACCGTGCCTGACGGCAGCGTGGCCGACACGATGTACCGGCCGGGATCGACCTCGTACCGCGCCGGCACGGCCGACATCCCGCAGGGGAACACGACGTTGCGATGGGTGACACCGTTGCCGTCGGTCGAGTAGATGTTGCCGACGACCTTGGCGCCGGCGGAGAGGTCGGATTCGTCGAGGGCCAGCGCGACGGTCACGCTCAGGCAGCCACTCATGACTTCACCAGGTGCACCCGGCGGAACACCGGGCGGACGGTGATGGTCTTCGTCCGTACGTCCCGCTCGCCGAGCCTCGCCTCGAAGTCGTAGTCGCCGAAGCTCAGTTCAATGGCCCATTCGCTCTCCGGATCGGTGTCGTCGACGTCGTTCAGTGTCCGGCGCAGCCGCTCGCGTCCGCCTTCGAGGCACACGAACTCGGCCTCCGCGTTGTCCTGTGCGGGGTCGCAGCCCACGTAGACCGGGACGACCGGCGGACCGGCCAGCTGGTGGAGGACGAACACCGGCAGTTCACCCACCGCGGGGACCTGGACGCCCGCGACCATGCCGGCGAAGCAGGGCTGGTGCATGAAGTGGTCGATCGCCTCCAGCAGATGGGCGGTGTTGACCCGCCAGTCGCCTTCGGGGTCGTCGCTCGCCGCACCGGCGAGGCTCTTGAGCAGCGCCTCCGTGAACAGGCTCACCTGCCCGGGCCGGGCGTGCGACTGGTCGCCGGACAGGGTGGCGTAGTAAGGGATGTGGAACCGTCGGGGAAGGTCCAGCGGTCGGGCCCCCGCCCCGAGCGGCGTCCGTCCGGCGAAGCGCGTGCCCGAAGCCTCGATGAGCACGTCGGAGTTGGAGCGGCAGGCGTCGAGGAAGAAGACCTGCTGGGAGGCCTTGCAGCGCTTGAGTCCGTTCATCAGGCCCGCGAAGTCCAGTGCGCCGTTGAGGGGGTTGTGCGGGTCGGCGAAGATGTCGGCGGCGAGGAGCGCCATGTCGTCGCCCTGCGAGATGCCGTGTCCGCAGAAGTAGAAGACGAGCCGGTTGTCGACGTGGCTGTCGCCCCGGTCGTACCACTGTGTGACCGCGGCGAGGATGTTGTCGATGGTGGCGACCTCGACCTCGTGGGCGGTCCCGGTACGGGGGTTCACGAACGGGGCCGGCTGTTCCTCGCTCAGCAGCAGCGAGACGCTGCCGAGCGGCCGCTGCGGGTCGTGGTACTCGGCGAGCAGCCACCTCGCGAAGGCACGGGCGGAGAGAGGCGGTGAGCTGAGCTGCCGCATGCCGTCCGAATCCGCTACCGGAGCCTCGCCGCCCTCGAGATGGGGGTATTTGCCGACACCGACGACCAGTCCGTGGGTGGCCGGAGGCCCGGCATTCTCATCGAGGTGGATCACAGAACCGGCCATGGATCCTCCGGAGACACTCCACTCTGCCGGAGCATGCCCGCAGGCAGAATTTCTCCTATTATATTCCGTGAAAACTGATGCGTCCTGGTTTGTTCCGTGGATGTCCTTCATCAGCGAACGTGAGGCCCGACATGGCCGAGAACCCCGGCGGCACCAATCTGGTCGTCTGCCTCGACGGCACGGGTAACCAATTGAAGGCGAAAGGAAATACCAACGTCATCCGGCTGTACGAGATGCTGGACCTCGCCGACCCCGAACGGCAGATCGCGTTCTACGACCCCGGTGTCGGCACCTTCTCCGCCGCGGGCGCGTGGACGCCCGTCAGCCGCCGTCTCTCGAGACTCTTCGGTCTCGCCTTCGGCTCCGGAATGAAGACCAACCTGGCCGAGGCCTACACGTACCTGATGAACCATTACGCGCCCGGCGACCGCATCTACATCTTCGGTTTCAGCCGCGGCGCCTATACGGCACGCGCCCTTGTGGGCATGCTCAAGACGATCGGTCTGATGCGGCCCGGCATGGAGAACCTCGTGCCGTACGCCGTGTCCGTCTACGCGAAGAACAAGGACTGGACCCAGAAGGACTGGGACCAACTCCACCACTTCGCGGGCGCCTTCAGCAACGCGGTCGACGGGCGGATCGGCATCCCCGTCCACTACCTCGGGATCTGGGACTCCGTGAAGGCCGCGGGTGTCCTGCGGTGGAACCTGCGGTGGCCGTACACCCGTCAACTCCCCAACGTCCGAAGGATCCGCCACGCCGTGTCGATCGACGAGAAGCGCCGGCCCTACCGCGAGTACCTCGTCACGGCGGGCACCAAGAAGCAGACGGCGCCGGCCTCGGTCGAGCAGGTGTGGTTCGCCGGTGTCCACTCCGATGTAGGCGGCACCTTCGACGACGACCCGCGGCTGCCCACCGTCTCCCTCAAGTGGGTCGTGGACGGCGCCCTCGCGGCAGGCCTCCTCGTGAAGACCGGGGCGTACGCGCGTGAGGTGACCCTCGGACCCGAGCACGCGCTGGGCGAGGTGCACCGGATGGGCCGGATCTGGGCCCTGCTCAGCTACCGGCACCGCAGGGTCCCGCCGGACGCGCATGTCCACGCGAGCGTGCGGGCACGGCTGGCAGGGGATCCGGGCTACGGGGACCGGATCCCGGCGACGGCGGTCTGGGCCGACAGCGACTGGCTCAGCCCCTCGCCGGAATCGGCGCCGCGGCGGGCGACGCCCGACGACGGAACCCGAGCCGCCTCCGGTCCCCTCGGCGGACGAACGGCGGCAAGGCGTCCGCCCCGCTGGTGAACAGCAGGCCGCCGGGCACGCGTGTGCAGACCGGCCCGGCAGGCGCACACGGCTCGGAACCCGCTCGACGACCCACGCGTCCCGAGCACGGGTGACCGCTTCCCCGCCCGCGGACGGGGGCTCAGGTGGCGGGAAGTCCGCGGCCCGGCCGGTCCGACGCGTCCCTGACGCCGGACAGGCGAAGAAGCGGCCGCCGCCCGTCAGGGAGATGCCGGGATCGGCCCGCTTTCCGGGCGTCGTCCCGGAGGCCCTCCGGGCATGCCGTCGTACCGTCCAGTAATATCGCGCGGCAGGCCCCCTGAGGAGGAACCGTGTCCCGGTCGGAACGCTCATCCCTGCTACTCGCCGGCCTGTTGGCCACCGCGGGCGTCGCTCACTTCGCCGCACCACGGCAGTTCGACGCGACCATTCCGCGCGCTCTGCCGGGGAAGCCCCGGACCTGGACGTACGCGAGCGGCATCGCCGAACTGGCGCTGGCGGCCGGGGTGGCGCTGCCCCGTACGCGGCGTGCCGCGGCGCTCGCCACCGCCGCCTTCTTCGTCGGCGTGTTCCCCGCCAACGTCCAGATGGCCGTGGACTGGCGTCACCGCCCCGCACCCCTCAGGACCGCGGCCCTCGCGCGGCTTCCCCTCCAGGTGCCGCTCGTGCTGTGGGCGCGTGGCGTGGCCAAGGGCGCGGAGGGCCGGTCATGACGCGTCGTGTGGATGTCGGCGACAAGGTCGAGGACTTCGTCCTGCCGGACGAGACCGGTACGCCCCGGCAACTGTCGGACCTGGTCGCCGACGGGCCGGTGGTGCTGTTCTTCTATCCCGCCGCGCTGACCGCCGGCTGCACCGCGGAAGCATGCCACTTCCGGGATCTGGCCGCGGAGTTCGCCGCCGCCGGCGCGCGGCCGGTGGGAATCAGCGGTGATCCGGTCGACCGCCAGCAGGAGTTCGCCGGACAGCACACGCTCGGCTTCCCGCTGCTGTCCGACGAGGACGGAACGATCCGTGAGCGGTTCGGCGTGAAGCGCGGCTTCTCCCTGGCGCCCACCAAGCGCGTCACCTTCGTCATCGCCGAGGACCGCACGGTCCTGGAGGTGGTGCGCAGCGAACTGCGCATGAGCGCGCACGCCGACCGGGCCCTCACCGCCCTGCGCGCGCACCGGAGCTGAATCACACCCCGGAGATCCGGACGGTTTGGCCCGGCCGCTCGGGATGCGGCGGGGCCAAACCGTCCCTGCGAGCAGGGTCAGCCGCGCGCTGCCTGTGTCCCGCCCGTCGCCCGGCAGCCGAGCGCCTTGAGGTCGACCGCGTCGGCCATCGCCTGCATCCCCTTGTCGTTGGGATGCAGGTGGTCGCCGCCGTCGAAGAACGGCAGGATCCGCTGCTGGTCGTACGGACTGCGCGTGATCTTGTCGAAATCCGTCACGGCGTCGAGCGCGCCGCTGTTCCTGATCCAGTCGTTGACGCCCTGGCGCACGGCCTCGGAGGCGTCGTCGTACTCGTACCAGCCCTTGAACGGCATGACGGTCGCGCCGACGACGCACTTGCCCGCCGTGTGCGCCCGGTCGATGATCTCCTGATAGCCGGCGATCATGTCCTCCACCGTGACGCCGGAGTGGGCCTTGATGTCGTTGATGCCTTCGAACAGGAACACCGTGCTGACCCCGGGCTGGGAGAGCACATCACGCTGGAGCCTCTTCAGCGCGGCCTCACCGGCGCCGTCCGCGAGCACCTTGTTGCCCGAAATGCCCTCGTTCGCCACTCCCTTCACAGTGCTGCCGGACGCGGCCTGGAGCCGTCGGGCGAGATAGTCGGGCCAGCGGCGGTTCCCGTCCGTGGTCGAGGCCCATCCGTCGGTGATGGAGTCGCCGAGGGCCACCACCGAGCTGACCGCCGTGGATGTCTCCACATCGACGGCGTCCAGCCAGTACCAGGAGCCCATCGGGTCGGTCCAGTTGGCCGCGCCCTCCTCGGCGGCGTGGTCGCCCGCGGTCGCGTAATTGGTCTGCATGGCCATCCCGTGACCGGTCGTCGGTCCCTGGGCGCCTGTCACGTACAGGCTGACGACCAGATCGCTCTGAGCGGCCAGCTTTCCGGGCAGCGGATCGCTGAGCACGGTCTCACCGGCCGGGACGGTGACGGACGCGGCCCCGTCGAAGGACAGCTTCCGGTTGGAGCCGTGGACCAGCTCCGCACCCTGCTTCCGCAGCCCCGCGTACGCGTTCGCGAAGGTCACCGGGTGGTCACCGAAGGCGTTGGACAGCCGGATACGCATGTTCGTGCCGCCGACGCTGGTGCGCACGATCAACCGGTAACTGCGGTCGGCGGGCCCGGCGCTCTGCCGGTCGGCACTCGCGCCCCAGGTGACCACGGAGTGCTTGGACTGCGCGGCGGCCGGGGTCCCCGCCGTGCCCGTCGGCGCTTGCGCCTGCGTCTGCGCCGACGAGGAGACCGTCAGGGGTCCGCAGACCGCCAGGATCACCGCTGAGACGACGCCCGCCGCCCGGCGCCGGTACGAGGCAGCGCTCATCCGAGGTTCCGCAGCGTGACGGACTCACCGGGCTTGAGGCTGATCTTCCGCGAGGCGCCGCCCGCGACGACGGTCGTGCGGCGGCCGCCCACGCTCTTCAGCGTCGCCCGGGTGACCTTGCCGTTCTTCCAGCTGAGATCCGCGACGAAGCCGCCGCGCACGCCCACGCCGGACACCGAGCCGGATGCCGCCCAGGCGGCGGGCAGCGCGGGGAGCAGCTCGATATGGCCGGGCCGCGAGTAGACCAGCATCTCGACGATCGCGGCGGGGGTGCCGAAGTTCGCCTCGATCTGGAAGATGCCGCGGCCCGTCTCCACCTCGTAGATGTCGAAGAGGTTCATCGCGGTGCCGTTGGTTCCGTTGACCGACGGCTTCAGGTTGTTGACGACCAGCTGGTACGCCTTGTCCGCGTTCTTCAGCCTCGCCCAGCACAGGCTGCGCCAGGCGTTGGCCCAGCCGAAACTGTTCATGCCGCGCGCCGTGAGGAGGGCGGTCGCGCCGTCGACGATGTCCTTCGGCGTGGAGCCGTCCGGACGGATGCGGTCGCCGGGGAACAGGTTGATGAGCGGGGAGAGGTGCCGGTGCGTGGTCTCGCCGAGGTTGTCGGGCGACATCCACTCCTCCAGCCAGCCGGTCTTGGGGCTGACCACGGGCAGGTACAGGCGCTCGCGCAGACCGTCGACGGTCTTCCGGTGGGCGGCGTCCTTGGCGAGCAGCTCGGAAGCGGTGTGGAAGTTTCCGAAGAGGCCCCACACCAGTTCCTGGGCATACGTGTTGCCCTTGGCGTCCTGCGGGCCGTGCTCGGGCGACCAGTCGCTGTCGTCGATCAGGACCTCGCGCTTCGCGCCGGACGCGTCGGTGACGGTCGTGGTGATGAGACGTGCGTCCCAGAACTCCACGGCGCCCTTGAGGAGCGGGTAGATCTTCTTGAGATAGGCGCGGTCCTGGGTGTACTCGTAGTGCTCGAACAGGCTCTGGCAGAGCCAGGCGTTGCCGGCCGGGTGCCACCACCAGCCGGACCCGCCATAGGGGTTGGTGGAGAAGGCGACGGTCCAGCCGGCGACCTTGCCGCTGGAGTTGCGGTATCGGTTGGTGGAGTCGTTGAACAGCCGCTGGGTGACGTCCGTCCAGGAGGACAACTGCGCGAGGCAGTAGTCCGTGAAGGCGTCGAAACACTCGGACAGGCCCGCCCGGTCCGCCATCCAGTAGTTCATCTGGATGTTGATGTCGCTGTGGTAGTCGGCCATCCAGTCCGGGTCGTTGCCGTCCAGCCACGGGCCCTGGAGGCCCATCGGCAGGCTGCCCCGCGATCCGGAGATCATCAGATAGCGGCCGAACTGCAGGTAGGCGGCCTCGAGTTCCGGGTCGGGGAGGTCGTCCCGGTGGCGTGCCTGCAGCCGCTCCCAGGTGTCCAGTTCGCGCTGCGCGGCGGACGAGGTGCCGAGGTTGATGTCCAGCTGTCCGAACACGGCGCGGAAGTCGGCGACATGTGTGTGCAGCAGGGTGCTCGTCGGGTGGCCGGCCGCCTTGAGGACCTTGGTCCTGGCGAGGCGCTGCGGGTCCACGGAAGGGTCGCGGAACTTCGCGGCCGCGTCGGACGCGTAGTTGGTGCCGCCGCTGACGACGACGGTGAGGTCCTTGCAGCCGCTGAAGGAGATCGACGTACCGTCGACGCGGACCCTGCCGGTGCTGCTGTGGGCGGTGACGGCGGCGCCGTACTTCAGGCCGTTGGCGAAGGAGGCGCCGAACGACGCGTAGCGCCCCGCGCTGTTGGCGGTGGTGGACTCGCCGTGGGTGCCGGCGAGGGAGACGGTGCCCGTGTAGGCGCCGCCGCCCTGCTGGGAGAAGTACAGGACGATGGCGTCGTCGGGGCGGCTGGCGAAGACCTGCCGCCGGTAGGTCACGCCGGAGATGTCGTACGAGGTGCTGACCAGGCCCTGGGCCATGTCCAGGGAACGGCGGTAGTTGTCGACGCTTCCCAGGTCGTGGTCGGGGATGGCGACCGTGAGCTTGGCCAGCAGGGTCAAGGAGCCGAAGTCGTCGCGGCCGTAGGGGAACTGGCCGTCGCTCTGGAGCTTGTCGTTGAGATGGCCGGTCCACAGGGTGGCGTCGGTGATCATCAGAAGTTCATGGGCGGGGTCGTTGCTCGCGAGCGCCCCGAGGCGTCCGTTCCCGACCGGCAGCCCCTGCTCGATCATCGAGTGGGAGGAGCCGGGAGCGCCCCACCACAGCTGGTTCTTCGCGGCGTCGGCCGCGGACAGCATGGGCGACTCGGTGGGGCGGAAGGGGGCCGCCGAGGCGGTGAAGGCGGGCAGACCACCGAGTGCGGTGGCCGCGCCGGCGGCGGCGAGAGCGAGGAAGCCTCTGCGGCTGGGTTTGTTGTCGCGTGGTGCGGTCTGCTGGATGTCCACGGTGGGTGCACTCCATATCCGGGCGCGGCTCATGCGGGAACGACGGTTGCGGGGCCGTCTGGGGGTCCCCGCGGGGCCCGGGGTCAGGTCACCGGGCCCCGCGGGAAGCAGGTCGGACGGACTGCGGACGTCAGACGGACTGCGGAACGACGATCCTGTCGATGTCGGGTGCGTATCCGCTGCCGCTGTCGAACGTGATGGTGTTCGAGCCCGCCTTCAGTGCCAGTTGGACACTGACGGTCTCGGCCGTGCTCCAGTCGCCCGTGGAGGGGAACTTCAGGCTCGTGCCGTTACCGCTGTTGGACAGGACGGTCACCGAGCGGGGGTCGCCGCTGACGTAGGCGACCTTGACGGTGTAGATCCCGTCCTTCTTCACCGTGATGTCGTTGATCCGCAGCTTGCCGCCGGTGTACAGGTTGCCGACCTTCTTGCCGCCGGAGCAGGCGTCACATCCGCCGACGGAGGCGTTGCCCGACAGGGTGTTGGCCGCGGCCTCGGCCTCGTAGCCCGTGGTCGCCAGGGTGCCGCCGCCGGGCTTGATCGTGAACAGCCGCGAGCCATGTGCGGGCAGCGCCTCGGTGATCTTGTTCTTGTGGGTCCCGAGGTTCGTCTTGTTCCACAGGTCACGCACGGAGGCGTTGCCGGTGAATCCGAACGAAGCCCAGTGGGCGGTGACGGAGGCCGGCGAGTCGCCGAGGTTGAACAGGGCGACGGTGTAGCTGCCGTCGGCGTTCTTGGTGCCCCAGACCTGCTGGTCGCCGACCGGGGTGACCGGACGCGCGACGGGCGAGGTGTTCTGATCGACGGCGATGACTTCCTTGTTGGTGAGCAGGGAGACGCCGTAGCTGTCCAGCTTGGTGAGGTCGTCACCGGTGAACAGCGGCGACTTGTTGATGGCCCACAGCGTCATGTAGCTCTGCCGCTCGGCCTTGGTGAGGCCGTCCATCTCGCCGTTGCCGACATCGATGGCGTCGAGGTCGTTCCAGCCGCCGGGGCCCGCCTTGCTGCTCCACGCCGGGGCGTCGTCCCATCGGTCGTTGACCGAGTTCTCCCAGGTGACCAGGGTGTTGCAGTAGCACTCGATGTCGGTGTCGATGCGCCAGCCGTTGGAGTACTTCTTCCAGTCGGCGGCGTGGCCGATGTCGAGCGACCAGGAGAGCTCGAGGTGGATCGGGCGGCCGGTGGCGGCGATGGCCTTCTGCCAGGCGGCGACGTCGGCGACGTTGTTGTAGTTGTCACCGGACTTGAACGAGCCCGGGCCCACCCCGTCCAGCTTGAGGAAGTCGTAGCCCCAGTCCGCGAACATCTGCGCCTGCGAGTCGATGTACTTCTGCGCGCAGGACTTGTCGAAGTCGATCTTGTAGGCGTTGTCCCAGCCGTTGGTGGTGCGCAGGTCCGAGTAGACGATGTCGGCGGTGGTGCAGCCGGGGGCCTTCGAGATCGGCGTCTTGCCGTCGCCGTACGCCCCCTTCTCCAGGCCGACGGGCAGGTAGATGCCCGCCTTGAGGCCCTTGGAGTGGATGTGGTCGGCGACCGACTTCATGCCGTGGGGGAAGCGGACCGGGTCGGGCGTCTGCCGGCCGTACTGGTCGAACTGGGTCTTCCAGTTCTTGTCCATCCACCAGCCGGCGTCGATGTTGACGTGGTCGTAGCCGTACTTCTTCAGCTTCGAGGCGAGGGCGTCCGTCTGCTTCAGGACGTTCGCCTCGGTGAGATAGCTGTAGTCGCCGTCCGGGTTGAGGCCCGGGTACTTCGACGACTGCATGCTCCAGCTCGACCAGCCCATGTACGGCTTGGCGGCGACCGGAGCGGCGGCGGGCGTGCTCGTGTCCGCCTGGGCGGCCGGGACGACCGTCGCGACACCCGCGGTGAGGGCGAGGACGAGGACGGCTCTTATGGAGCGGCGGCCGGAGCGCGGGGCGGCTCCGGGTATGACGGCGTACGAGGATGACCCCATGGGTCGGACCTCCTGGGACGATGACAGCGGGGGCGGTTGGTGCGGGGCGGCTCTTGCCCCGGCGGTCGGACGGCGGCTCAGCCCTTGCCCGAACCGATGGTGAGTCCGCTGATGAATTGGCGCTGGAGCGCGAAGTACACCAGCAGTGTGGGGATCGCGGTCATCAGAGCACCGGCCGCGATGAGGTTGGGATTGGTGAAGTACGCACCCTGGAGGTTCGCCAGGGCGGAGGTGACGGGGCGCTTGTCGCCGGTCTCGATCAGCGCGAGCGGCCAGAAGAAGTCGTTGTAGATCCAGATCGATTCGAGCGTCGCCAGGGCCGCGAACGCCGGGCGGCACAGCGGCAGGATGATCTGGAAGAACTGCCGCCACACGGGGGCGCCGTCCACGAGCGCCGCCTCGGAGATCTCCTTCGGGATCGTCTTCATGTAGTTGCTGAGCAGGAAGGTGCAGAACCCGGACTGGTAGGCGATGTGGATGGCGATGATGCCCCAGGCCGAGTTGTAGAGAAGGAGCGAGTCGCTCATCCACTGCGGCAGCGGGACGAGGAGGTAGAGCCGGTACAGCGGGGTGACGAGGACCTGCGCGGGCAGGAGATTGCCCGCGGTGAACAGCATCAGCAGAACGATGTTCCAGCGGAAGTCGAAGCGGGAGACGAAGAAGGCGACCGCCGACGAGAACAGCAGGGTGAACAGCACCGACGGGACCGTGATGAGGACGGAGTTCCAGAAGAAGTGCGGCATCCCGGACTGGTCCCAGGCGTCCGTGAAGTTGTCGAAGCCGAGGCTGTGGGGCCAGGAGAGATAGCCGTGCTTCGCGGTGTCCGAGTAGGGCCGCAGCGACGTGTACATCGCCCACAGCAGCGGGACGAGCCACAGCAGGGCGATGCCGCCCAGCATCAGATGACGGCCTGTCTGGCGCCGCGGCCTCGATGAGGTCTTCGGCTGCTGCGGCTCGCGCCGGGTCCGCGGGCGGGAGGCCGGGCGCGGCACGGTCGTGGTCACTGGTCCTCCTTGCGGAAGTTCTGGACGAGGAACGTCCCGATGGCGGCAAGGGAGACCACGAGCAGGACGACCGCGAGGGCGGAACCGTAACCGATGTGACTGGACTCGCCGAGGATGTTGTCGGTGATGAGGAGGGACAGGAGCTCCATGCCCGGCTTGCTTCCGATTCCGCCGCCGAGGACGTAGACGACGTCGAAGGACCGCAGGGACTCCATGACCGTGATGACCAGGATGATGACGTTGACCGGTCTCAGGGCCGGGAAGACCACCCGCAGGAAGGTCTGCCGTCCGTTGGCCCCGTCGAGCGCGGCGGCTTCCTTGAGCGCCGGGTCGAAGCCCTTCAGGCCGGCCAGGTAGAGAATCATGATGTAGCCGGTGTGCCGCCAGCCGGAGGCGACCAGGACGGCCCACAGGTTGAGGTCGGGGTTGCCGAGCCAGTCGATGTGGTGGCCCGAACCGGCCGCGTTCAGGAGGCCGTTGAGGAGCCCGGTGTCGGGGTTGTAGATGATCTCCCAGATGAAGCCCACCACGGCCAGGGAGAGCACCATCGGCAGGAAGATCGCGGTCTGGTAGACCCTCGTGAAGCGGATCTTCCGGTCGAGCTGGTAGGCGAGGAAGATGCCGAACGGGGTGGGCAGCAGGGCCGTGAACAGCAGCCAGGCCACGTTGTGCCGCACCGCCGGCCAGAACGGCGGGTAGTTGGTGAAGATCTCCTGGTAGTTGTCCAGGCCGACCCAGTGGATGTCGACCAGGTCGATGCCGTCCCAGGTGGTGAAGGACAGCCACAGGGAGGCCAGTGCGGGCAGCCAGACGAAGAAGAGCAGGGCCGCGAGCGGGATGCCGATGATGACGGTCAGAAAGATCCGGTCGCCGGGGCCGAGGCGGCGGGGGCGGGCCTTTCGCGGTGCGGGAGACGCGGGCGCGGAGGACACGGAGGGCGCGGAGGACACGGTGCGGGAGACCTTTCCGGCCCTGGTCAGGCGGTGAAGAAACGCGAGCGCTGGGACTCGATCTTCTTCAGCGTCCCTGCGCCGTCGTCGGGGTGGCCGAGCCACTGGGTCAGGCCGGGGAGCACGACGGTGGAGATGAAGCCCGGGTCGCTGTCACGGTCCGCGAACTGGCTGATGTGCTTGGCGGAGGCGATGAGGTCGGCGGACTTCTTCTGCAGCGCGTTGTACGAGCCGGTGTCGGCCTCCTCGTTGACGGCGAGGTTGCTCGGGTCGACGCCCATGTACACCTCCTCGGTGCGGGCCCCGCCGAGGAACTCCAGGAACTTCTTGGCGCCGTCCTCGTTCTTGGGCCGCCGGCTGAGCATGAAGCCGTCGGTGGGGGCCTCGACGGCATCCTGGCCGTGGGTGGCGTCGATCTCGGGGAAGGGGAAGAAGTCGATGTCGCTGCGGATTTTCTCGTCGGTGATCTGCTGGCCGAGGAACAGTCCGATGACGGCCATGCCGGACTTCTTGTCGAGCAGCGACTGGGCGGCGTCCTGCCAGGAGCGGCCACCGGCTCCCTGCTGGTAGTGCGGGGCCAGTTCACGCCAGTGATCGAGCGTGGCGACGGCACGCTTGTCGGTCCAGGAGACCTTGCCGCGCATCAGGGACATGTGGAAGTCGTAGCCGTTGGTCCGCATGTTGACGTAGTCGAAGGCGCCGAGAATGCTCCAGCTGTCGCCGCCGCCGTA from Streptomyces avermitilis MA-4680 = NBRC 14893 includes the following:
- a CDS encoding alpha-galactosidase D; this translates as MGSSSYAVIPGAAPRSGRRSIRAVLVLALTAGVATVVPAAQADTSTPAAAPVAAKPYMGWSSWSMQSSKYPGLNPDGDYSYLTEANVLKQTDALASKLKKYGYDHVNIDAGWWMDKNWKTQFDQYGRQTPDPVRFPHGMKSVADHIHSKGLKAGIYLPVGLEKGAYGDGKTPISKAPGCTTADIVYSDLRTTNGWDNAYKIDFDKSCAQKYIDSQAQMFADWGYDFLKLDGVGPGSFKSGDNYNNVADVAAWQKAIAATGRPIHLELSWSLDIGHAADWKKYSNGWRIDTDIECYCNTLVTWENSVNDRWDDAPAWSSKAGPGGWNDLDAIDVGNGEMDGLTKAERQSYMTLWAINKSPLFTGDDLTKLDSYGVSLLTNKEVIAVDQNTSPVARPVTPVGDQQVWGTKNADGSYTVALFNLGDSPASVTAHWASFGFTGNASVRDLWNKTNLGTHKNKITEALPAHGSRLFTIKPGGGTLATTGYEAEAAANTLSGNASVGGCDACSGGKKVGNLYTGGKLRINDITVKKDGIYTVKVAYVSGDPRSVTVLSNSGNGTSLKFPSTGDWSTAETVSVQLALKAGSNTITFDSGSGYAPDIDRIVVPQSV
- a CDS encoding carbohydrate ABC transporter permease — translated: MSSAPSVSSAPASPAPRKARPRRLGPGDRIFLTVIIGIPLAALLFFVWLPALASLWLSFTTWDGIDLVDIHWVGLDNYQEIFTNYPPFWPAVRHNVAWLLFTALLPTPFGIFLAYQLDRKIRFTRVYQTAIFLPMVLSLAVVGFIWEIIYNPDTGLLNGLLNAAGSGHHIDWLGNPDLNLWAVLVASGWRHTGYIMILYLAGLKGFDPALKEAAALDGANGRQTFLRVVFPALRPVNVIILVITVMESLRSFDVVYVLGGGIGSKPGMELLSLLITDNILGESSHIGYGSALAVVLLVVSLAAIGTFLVQNFRKEDQ
- a CDS encoding carbohydrate ABC transporter permease encodes the protein MTTTVPRPASRPRTRREPQQPKTSSRPRRQTGRHLMLGGIALLWLVPLLWAMYTSLRPYSDTAKHGYLSWPHSLGFDNFTDAWDQSGMPHFFWNSVLITVPSVLFTLLFSSAVAFFVSRFDFRWNIVLLMLFTAGNLLPAQVLVTPLYRLYLLVPLPQWMSDSLLLYNSAWGIIAIHIAYQSGFCTFLLSNYMKTIPKEISEAALVDGAPVWRQFFQIILPLCRPAFAALATLESIWIYNDFFWPLALIETGDKRPVTSALANLQGAYFTNPNLIAAGALMTAIPTLLVYFALQRQFISGLTIGSGKG
- a CDS encoding ABC transporter substrate-binding protein, with the translated sequence MTQQSRNPLAARGPGRPPTAGVTPGRRSVVGGVFGLGAAVLGAPLLTACGGGAGADPKTVTFGSNGADATPKSAYAAVTKAFTKDSGLTVKTNTVDHDTFQKSISTYLQGTPDDVFTWFAGYRMQYFAKKKLCSPLDEVWDKIGAGFSDATKQLSRGEDGKYYFVPLYNYPWAVFYRKSVFKERGYQIPQKWSEFIALAKQMKKDGLSPIASGYGGGDSWSILGAFDYVNMRTNGYDFHMSLMRGKVSWTDKRAVATLDHWRELAPHYQQGAGGRSWQDAAQSLLDKKSGMAVIGLFLGQQITDEKIRSDIDFFPFPEIDATHGQDAVEAPTDGFMLSRRPKNEDGAKKFLEFLGGARTEEVYMGVDPSNLAVNEEADTGSYNALQKKSADLIASAKHISQFADRDSDPGFISTVVLPGLTQWLGHPDDGAGTLKKIESQRSRFFTA